TCCATTCACAGCAACGGTCACCGATCCGCGTTCTTCGCTGACAACCAAGGCGGCGGCGTCGGTTTCTTCTGTGATCCCCAAAGCGGCACGATGCCTTGTCCCCCAATTAGGATCCATATTCAGACCGGTAGCCAAAGGAAGGATGCAGGACACAGCCACAATTCGATCACCTTTCACGACAACCGCTCCGTCATGTAAAGGGGCTGCAGTATTGAAAACACTCAGCAAAATTTCCTTTTTAATGGGAGCTATGAGCTCCGTCCCTTTCGCCATGACATCGCCAAGAGGGACAGATCGCTCTAAGACGATCAATGCTCCCGTGCGAGTTTTCGCCAGGTGAAACAAGGTCAACACCAACTCTTGGACAATTTCTTCGCTGGGGAGCGTTTTCTTTTGCATGAAAATAAGCCGCGTTGCTCCCATTTGCGATAAGCCCTTCCGGATATCGGCCTGAAAAATAATGACAATGACCAAAATAAAGGAACCCAGAAAGTTGGTCAGAAGCCAATGCAGCGTATAGAGACCAAATGTACCGGAGAGGTAGTACAAGACAAGCAACAACACCATGCCATAAATAATGGACACAGCGCGTGTGCCTTTGATGAGTAGAAGGAGCCGATAAAATATCGTGGCAACTAGAAATACATCTAAGGCCTCTCGCCAACCGATATCAAGAGTTGTCAGCCATTGCAGCATGGTTTTATCGTACTCAAGGAGGAG
Above is a window of Desulfovibrio inopinatus DSM 10711 DNA encoding:
- the cdaA gene encoding diadenylate cyclase CdaA translates to MLQWLTTLDIGWREALDVFLVATIFYRLLLLIKGTRAVSIIYGMVLLLVLYYLSGTFGLYTLHWLLTNFLGSFILVIVIIFQADIRKGLSQMGATRLIFMQKKTLPSEEIVQELVLTLFHLAKTRTGALIVLERSVPLGDVMAKGTELIAPIKKEILLSVFNTAAPLHDGAVVVKGDRIVAVSCILPLATGLNMDPNWGTRHRAALGITEETDAAALVVSEERGSVTVAVNGRLSSPMNESQLKQSLFELWVGQS